The region ATCCCCACCTTAACAGAACACAATCATCCTCAGAATCTTGCAATCATGTAACTTCTTAACTATAATACATTTCATCAACTTAACCATTTTAAAAGGCAACTCTCTTTCCAAAACGTGGGAAATATACAAAACAGAAATGCAGGTAAGATTATGATTTCTCAGTAATAATTTAGAACATGGTGGAGTCAAACTGATAAGAGAATGCACTAGCAGTTTACAAAGGAACCACAAACCTTGCCCTGTTCCACTGAAAATGGACCACAAAATTGCAGGTTTTACACTTTGGAACTCTAAGCATTTCTTAATAAAGCGATATTTAAATTTGCTTGCAACAAATATGATACTTTAAGCATAAGGAACCAATCAATTTGCTCTAAGTCTTATGTATCTGATGATATAAGATGAATTTAACTTACCTCTTCGAGCAGCTAGTAGAGCAGCCTCATTAACAATGTTTGCTAGATCTGCACCAACCAATCCTGGGGTCACATTAGCTACCAGATCACAAATTATTTCGGATTCCTCTTCTAAAGGAACTTTTCTGAGATGAACAGCCAAAATCTTTCTGCGGCCTTCCAAATCAGGCACACCAACAAAAACCTTTCTTGAGAAGCGACCAGGCCGACAAAGAGCAGAATCCAGAGCCTTAGGTCTATTAGTAGCAGCCATGACAATAACTTTCACGTCCGAGTCAAAACCATCCATTTCAGTAAGCAGCTGGACAAAGCAATAATATGTTCATCATTTAGTATGACTTCACAAAGAAAAGAAAATGTAGTAAGAGAGCTAAATCACACCTGATTTAGGGTTTGGTCCCTCTCATCATTAAAACTTCTACCTCTGCTTCCACCAACAGCATCAAGTTCGTCAATAAAAATGATTGACGGAGCAGCTTCTTTGGCTTCCTTGAATAATTCCCTTACACGGGCTGCTCCTCTTCCAACAAACATTTCGACAAATTCGCTAGCAGAAACAGAGAAGAATGGAATTCCAGCCTCTCCTGCAACTGCCTTCGCCagcaaagttttcccggttccaggAGGGCCAGCAAGCAGAACACCCCTGGGTAATCTTGCTCCCAGCTTCTTGTAGTTCAGTGAACCACGCAAGCAGCTCACTATCTACATTAAGAAATTATAATAGTGTACAACAGTTTATGAGCCTTGTTGATATTCAGTCAATAGAAGTACATAACTAACTCATATGAAGAACCAAAAACAAGACATCAGCTAAAACAAATATAACTCCTAGCATCAACAAAGCCTAAGCAGTCAATACTACAGAATCCATAGATACAAGTACTAATTATTAACATAGTGAATTCCAGTTTTTTACCCTCTATTTTCACATTTTTTACACTAATTACTCCAGTTAGCTGATTCTCATCCGGGTTACCCCATTTAGTGGAAGTTTTTCTGGCTGTTACCCCTTTAAAAAATTTGAAGAGCAATGTAAAAGGTGTGTCCCAGCCGTCAGGTACACGTAATGTGCCATGTCACGGTTTTCCTCCTTTTTTTTGCACAAACAGGTCGAATGGCATAGTTGGACATGGTTTTTTTCTCTCGCAGTCGTCAGGTGTGCATATGCACCGCATCTTGCAGTTGGTTTTGCTAAACATTTGCAGGTGGGTGCGCGGGACGGGTCCGGCTCAGGGATACGAACTGGTTCAGGCACGGTAAAAAACACAAAGGAGGAAAACCACGACATAGCTTGCTATATGTACCTGACGGCCTAGCAGATCGCTCTCAAAATTTTGAATGGGGCAAAATTGGCAAAACTTTCGCTAAATGGGGTAATCCATATGAAAAAACTGTTAAACAAGATAATATCCCACGCGTTGCTGCGGGGATTTATGACCCTGTGCTTCAATTATTTGTTgctagaaaataaaaataaaaaattgatGATGTGTAGGGCTTGTATGTGCTAAAAAATGGGATAACCTACTTAGATATATGGGATAGGATAGGATTGGGTACTTAGTGTCAAAATATGAGGTAAAAATTGGAATTCATCTTAGACGTCAGTGCCTATCACATATGTATTCATATTCCAGACATGCTCGCGGCGTTTGTCTTGAAACGGGGCTTTGTGAAATAAAAGGGAGCAAATATACAATTTCGTACAGGAACCACATTGTAGTCCAACAACAAGTTAATAAGGCAAGCAGGCTTAAGTGCCACTGTGTAGAACTTTGATCAGATCTTACTGTGCCATTTCTTATTTTGCAAGGTTCCTCCTCATACCCTTGGTATTTGCAATTTCAATAGAATGCCGCAAGTCGGGAAAAGTTTAGTTGGCAAGAATAATACCCTTTGTATTCGACATATGCAATCGCGAACTCCCAGCCGACCTAGATTTCTTAAAATCAGAATCGACAAGATTAGCAAGACCTTACTCTAAGATCCATGTGTGGGTAGGGCTTGTTATAGAGAATGGGTGCAAAATTTGTTAATTCCTTTCTTAAACTTGATTGATCGACATTTTGCTGACTTCCTGTGTCAATGGACTCTATGTCTATTGTCTACTGGTCTGCATATCATCGACATCACAGAAAACAATCATCATGAGTAAGAAGTAGAGAGTCATATATATTCACCTCGACAAGCTCCTCCTTGGCTTCATCCACGCCCTGGACATCGTCAAATCCTACCTGCTGCTTCCTGGGCCGGCGGCGCTTGTCCGCACTGCCCCCAGACGACATCTGCCTCTGTAAGAACCACATCATCGGCAGCAGTGAGAACCACAGCGTGAGCAGCGTGGTCAGCATGTCCACCAGCAGCCTCCCCGCCGGCCGTGGAGCAGACCGGTAGTCCACCCCGCCCTCCCGCATCAGGCCCAGCAGGAACCCCTCGTCGTGCGGCACCCTCCTCGCGTAGTACGGCCACTTCGGCACGGCGGCGCTCCTACCGGTCTCGCGCTCGTCGTCGCCGCTGCCGACGTCCTCGGCCTTGCTGAAGTAGATGCGGCGGGAGTCCTCCTCGAACGCGACGGCGGTCACCGCGCCCGCGCGCAGCCCCGCCAGGAGGTCCGCGTAGGCCACCTCCTGGGCCGGGTTTTTGGGCAGCGTGAGCCGCGCGGCGAGAAGGAGAGCCCCCAGGACGACCGACGCGACCGCAGGCGGCGGCACGCGACGGATGGCCCGCCGCAACGCCGCCACGGCGTCGCCCGCGAGCTCCCGCGGCGACAGCAGCCGCAGGAGACGCCACCGCAGCACGCGCAGCCGTGGCCTGAGCCGCAGGCGGCGCCGCAGGCTCTTGGGTTGGTCCGTGCGGAGCCCCAAATCGGCACCCTTGTCCTTCTCCACCTCGCCGACCTTGGCACGTACCGGGCTCCTCCGCCGCAGCCGCAGCCTCGTGCAGCGCCCGGCGTCAGGCACTCCGCCGCAGCAGCCATAACTCTTACTCTCAGCGAAGCAGCTCAGGGAAGAAGTGGGGTGCCTGAAGCAGACGT is a window of Triticum dicoccoides isolate Atlit2015 ecotype Zavitan chromosome 2B, WEW_v2.0, whole genome shotgun sequence DNA encoding:
- the LOC119364547 gene encoding probable inactive ATP-dependent zinc metalloprotease FTSHI 3, chloroplastic, yielding MASLPPLSAAAASLLRHHVCFRHPTSSLSCFAESKSYGCCGGVPDAGRCTRLRLRRRSPVRAKVGEVEKDKGADLGLRTDQPKSLRRRLRLRPRLRVLRWRLLRLLSPRELAGDAVAALRRAIRRVPPPAVASVVLGALLLAARLTLPKNPAQEVAYADLLAGLRAGAVTAVAFEEDSRRIYFSKAEDVGSGDDERETGRSAAVPKWPYYARRVPHDEGFLLGLMREGGVDYRSAPRPAGRLLVDMLTTLLTLWFSLLPMMWFLQRQMSSGGSADKRRRPRKQQVGFDDVQGVDEAKEELVEIVSCLRGSLNYKKLGARLPRGVLLAGPPGTGKTLLAKAVAGEAGIPFFSVSASEFVEMFVGRGAARVRELFKEAKEAAPSIIFIDELDAVGGSRGRSFNDERDQTLNQLLTEMDGFDSDVKVIVMAATNRPKALDSALCRPGRFSRKVFVGVPDLEGRRKILAVHLRKVPLEEESEIICDLVANVTPGLVGADLANIVNEAALLAARRGGDIVAREDIMDAIEREKYGVNGRQKGPDSAREGLTKLFPWLPKPGNKPSNPDDFQGLMGYHTLS